Proteins encoded within one genomic window of Candidatus Kapaibacterium sp.:
- a CDS encoding SPASM domain-containing protein, with protein sequence MKKEIRKFEAGDKFIFGIKELSGKLEVPSIQFPALIGIEISSICNLSCVHCPPQTESSSPKHSMMDYDLFLKIMDEIDSVGKRRIALHKDGEPLIYPKIIDVLDRMKLNHEHEVYLTSNAHKLNKNISESILKNRIDIINFSLGAATEPFYKKVRGGNFGFVKKNILAFLEMAENYKTKPLIKVQIINLPEFPEMADELKLFKEFWSAYPVKIEVWDKLTWGLYDNSDSVSYRYPCYSLWNSMDINSDGTVSTCCMDWKHELIIGNINTDSVRDVWHSESLNNLRIAHKKDNGISIEQCAGCNYWHWQPRLTNYPLSKVT encoded by the coding sequence TTGAAAAAAGAAATAAGGAAATTTGAAGCCGGAGATAAATTTATTTTCGGAATAAAAGAACTTTCCGGGAAATTAGAGGTCCCCAGCATTCAATTTCCGGCACTAATTGGAATAGAAATCAGTTCCATATGCAATCTTTCGTGCGTTCATTGTCCACCGCAAACCGAAAGCAGCAGCCCGAAGCACAGCATGATGGATTATGACTTATTTCTTAAGATTATGGATGAAATTGATTCTGTCGGGAAGAGGAGAATTGCATTGCATAAAGACGGCGAACCGCTGATATATCCTAAAATTATTGACGTGTTGGACAGAATGAAGTTAAATCACGAACACGAGGTATATTTAACGTCGAATGCCCACAAACTCAATAAAAATATTTCGGAGTCTATACTCAAAAATAGAATTGATATTATTAATTTCAGTTTAGGTGCAGCGACAGAGCCTTTTTATAAAAAAGTCAGAGGTGGCAACTTCGGATTTGTCAAAAAGAATATTCTTGCTTTTCTTGAAATGGCAGAAAATTATAAAACCAAGCCATTAATAAAAGTACAAATAATCAATTTACCGGAATTTCCCGAAATGGCGGATGAACTAAAATTATTTAAAGAATTTTGGTCGGCTTATCCGGTCAAAATTGAAGTTTGGGATAAACTGACTTGGGGTTTGTACGACAATTCTGATTCCGTCTCCTACCGCTATCCATGCTATTCTCTTTGGAATTCGATGGATATAAATTCGGACGGAACCGTTTCAACATGTTGCATGGACTGGAAGCACGAATTAATTATTGGCAATATCAACACAGATTCTGTGCGAGATGTATGGCATTCCGAATCATTGAATAATTTAAGAATCGCTCATAAAAAAGACAATGGCATTTCAATTGAGCAATGTGCCGGTTGTAACTACTGGCACTGGCAACCACGATTGACTAATTATCCTTTATCTAAGGTGACTTAA
- a CDS encoding inorganic diphosphatase, with protein sequence MYKIAYIISLSFLFFIACGEKPATDVQKPQNLLYDIAPFTSDSLVNVVIEIPAGTNQKWEVNKVSGQLEWEQLAPDSFRVINYLPYPANYGFVPQTLLPEASGGDGDPVDVFVLGEHIERGTVVPCRIIGYIEMIDSGEQDNKFIAIQVPSQWNKVHSFQDLNQHYPGVLDILRIWLTNYKGVGKMEILSEYDGQPALDSIYKANRDFYKQ encoded by the coding sequence ATGTATAAAATAGCATATATAATTAGTCTTTCATTTTTGTTTTTCATTGCTTGTGGCGAGAAACCGGCAACGGACGTTCAAAAACCACAGAACTTACTATACGACATTGCTCCGTTCACATCCGATTCCTTGGTTAATGTTGTTATCGAAATACCGGCAGGAACAAACCAAAAATGGGAAGTCAATAAAGTAAGCGGGCAGTTAGAATGGGAGCAGCTTGCACCAGATTCGTTCCGTGTAATCAACTATCTGCCCTATCCTGCCAATTATGGCTTTGTGCCACAAACCCTGTTACCAGAAGCTTCCGGAGGCGATGGCGACCCTGTTGACGTTTTTGTCCTTGGTGAGCATATCGAGCGCGGTACAGTTGTTCCTTGCAGAATAATCGGTTACATTGAAATGATTGATAGCGGCGAACAGGACAACAAGTTTATTGCTATTCAAGTTCCCTCACAATGGAACAAAGTCCATTCATTTCAAGATTTAAATCAGCACTACCCGGGAGTATTAGACATATTGCGAATCTGGTTGACAAATTACAAAGGTGTCGGTAAAATGGAAATTCTATCAGAATATGACGGACAACCCGCTCTTGATTCAATCTACAAAGCAAATAGAGATTTTTATAAACAATGA
- a CDS encoding TonB-dependent receptor, translated as METREDYEFDGATLDTYSQPINGGNVDIFGFEFSAQRQLDFLPGFWKGFGVYLNYTYTTSCVSDFRIEGREDDDISLPGTAEHTLNASLSYDSKNFSFRTSLNYSTAFVDEFGEEAFYDRYYDKAVHLDINANYAITP; from the coding sequence GTGGAAACTCGTGAAGACTATGAGTTCGATGGCGCAACTTTGGACACATACAGTCAACCAATCAATGGTGGAAATGTAGATATATTCGGATTTGAATTTTCTGCACAACGCCAACTCGACTTCCTACCGGGTTTCTGGAAAGGTTTTGGTGTTTATTTAAATTACACTTATACAACAAGTTGTGTAAGCGATTTTCGTATCGAAGGTAGAGAAGACGATGACATTTCACTCCCGGGAACCGCCGAACATACTCTAAATGCGTCACTTTCCTACGATAGTAAGAACTTTTCTTTCAGAACATCCTTGAATTATTCAACAGCCTTTGTTGATGAATTCGGAGAAGAAGCATTTTACGACAGATATTATGATAAGGCAGTTCACTTAGATATAAATGCCAATTATGCAATTACTCCTTAG